The sequence AGCCATGAAACAGGTTCCCGCAGCAGAATACAATCCCATGGAGTGTATTAAGACAAATATTTATGGTGCTGAAAATGTTATCAAGGCTGCTATAAAAAATAATGTGTCTAAGATTATCGCCCTCTCAACAGATAAGGCAGCCAACCCTATCAACCTGTATGGTGCAACAAAGCTTGCTTCCGATAAGCTTTTTGTGGCTGCCAATAATATGGTTGGGAAAAACCCGAGTAGGTTTTCGGTTGTGCGCTACGGAAATGTGGTTGGCTCACGCGGATCAGTTGTTCCATTTTTTAAAAAATTGATTTCTGAAGGGATCGAGAAACTTCCAGTAACTCACGCCGAGATGACACGTTTTTGGATCACACTTCAGCAGGGCGTAGATTTTGTTTTGAAAAATTTTGAAAGGATGAAGGGTGGGGAAATTTTTGTCCCTAAGATTCCTTCTATGAGAGTTGTTGATTTGGCTGAATCCCTTGCTCCTGGAATGGATATCGAGATTATCGGTATTCGTCCCGGTGAAAAACTGCATGAAATCATGTGCCCTGCTGATGATTCTCATCTCACTCTGGAATTTG comes from Desulfocapsa sulfexigens DSM 10523 and encodes:
- the pseB gene encoding UDP-N-acetylglucosamine 4,6-dehydratase (inverting) yields the protein MLTNKNILITGGTGSFGKQYTRTLLERYDPKRIVIFSRDELKQFEMAQEFTSPVMRYFIGDVRDYDRVTEAMEGIDYVIHAAAMKQVPAAEYNPMECIKTNIYGAENVIKAAIKNNVSKIIALSTDKAANPINLYGATKLASDKLFVAANNMVGKNPSRFSVVRYGNVVGSRGSVVPFFKKLISEGIEKLPVTHAEMTRFWITLQQGVDFVLKNFERMKGGEIFVPKIPSMRVVDLAESLAPGMDIEIIGIRPGEKLHEIMCPADDSHLTLEFEDHFVIRPSIKFHNRDYDFSVNGLGEQGKTVIQGFEYNSGKNSHFLNVEELIAFDRFAEL